The following coding sequences lie in one Rutidosis leptorrhynchoides isolate AG116_Rl617_1_P2 chromosome 6, CSIRO_AGI_Rlap_v1, whole genome shotgun sequence genomic window:
- the LOC139853063 gene encoding uncharacterized protein → MSTIVKMLSEVNINRKHNSMIILPKMFPNDPHPGDNHHSKVVDFSTLDSILKSTLDPLKLFRADIGTYNYSLKSCSYTQHVDTIKNLSLQGKLGVAWCLRNKMMLKGLIPDVVTHNYIINGLCKVGAFEKAESLVREMSSRGPSPNCATYNILMKGYCTNNDIYKALDLVSSMNINGKENMVTFNIIIHHLCKKGRLTEARSLLTRLTDENSKKDLVASTTLMDSYLKNGDASLGLTLWGEICSKHVDVVAYNVVIHGSSLSGDLIVAYKYVTKMFKTGLHPDSFTYNILINALCKLRRIDEALYLYTVMSRMGVAPGRVSYATLVQGLCMIGDVDMAHGLLNRMLEKSMVPRPITWNLIIDRYGKQGDIRMALHIRDQMMINGVSPNVFTYNALIHMFIKSGEIDEARALMKEMLVAGGPLPDTVTYNLLVGAESKYGHLYSADEVYEDMKKRGYKPDVITYTELIRGYCLRGKIKEAERILYSEMLENSSLVVVDHVPFQILIKKYFRVSDLNSAYGVYQTWNNKDKGK, encoded by the exons ATGAGCACGATTGTCAAGATGTTATCGGAAGTAAATATCAACAGAAAACACAATAGCATGATTATTCTTCCGAAGATGTTTCCGAACGACCCCCACCCTGGAGATAATCATCATTCCAAGGTAGTGGATTTCAGTACATTGGATTCTATCCTTAAATCCACATTGGACCCATTGAAACTCTTTAG GGCAGATATAGGCACGTACAACTACTCTTTGAAGTCATGTAGTTACACTCAACATGTAGATACAATTAAGAATTTGAGTTTACAAGGTAAATTAGGAGTAGCGTGGTGTCTACGTAACAAAATGATGCTTAAAGGTCTTATTCCAGACGttgttacacataattacattatTAATGGGTTGTGTAAGGTTGGTGCATTCGAAAAGGCTGAGTCGCTTGTAAGAGAAATGTCTTCACGGGGCCCATCTCCAAATTGCGCTACCTACAATATATTAATGAAGGGTTATTGTACTAATAATGATATATACAAAGCTCTTGATCTTGTGTCAAGCATGAATATAAATGGGAAAGAAAATAtggttacttttaatattataattcaTCATCTCTGCAAGAAAGGTCGATTAACTGAAGCGAGATCACTTCTTACAAGATTAACAGACGAAAATAGTAAAAAGGATCTTGTAGCCTCGACAACACTAATGGACAGTTATTTAAAAAACGGGGATGCATCTTTGGGTCTCACACTTTGGGGAGAAATATGTTCAAAACATGTGGATGTTGTTGCTTACAATGTTGTTATCCATGGATCATCTTTAAGTGGGGATCTGATTGTTGCATATAAATATGTAACAAAAATGTTCAAAACCGGTTTACATCCGGATAGCTTCACGTACAACATTCTCATAAACGCGCTTTGTAAATTAAGGCGGATCGATGAAGCTTTATATCTCTATACGGTTATGTCAAGAATGGGTGTTGCTCCCGGTCGGGTCTCGTACGCAACGCTCGTTCAAGGCTTATGTATGATTGGTGATGTAGATATGGCCCACGGGTTACTTAATCGTATGTTAGAAAAGTCAATGGTTCCTAGACCTATCACTTGGAATCTTATCATTGATAGATATGGTAAACAAGGAGATATAAGAATGGCGTTACATATTAGGGATCAGATGATGATAAACGGTGTTTCGCCAAACGTTTTTACTTATAATGCTTTGATCCACATGTTTATAAAAAGTGGAGAAATCGATGAAGCTCGTGCATTAATGAAGGAGATGCTTGTCGCTGGTGGGCCTTTGCCTGATACGGTTACATACAATTTGTTGGTGGGTGCCGAATCGAAATATGGACACCTTTATTCTGCAGATGAAGTTTATGAAGATATGAAAAAACGAGGTTATAAACCAGATGTTATAACGTATACAGAGTTGATAAGAGGTTATTGTTTGAGAGGTAAAATAAAGGAGGCAGAGAGAATTTTATATAGTGAAATGCTAGAAAATTCTAGTTTAGTGGTAGTTGATCATGTACCTTTTCAAATACTTATAAAAAAGTATTTTAGGGTGAGTGATCTTAACAGCGCGTATGGTGTTTATCAAACATGGAATAATAAAGATAAAGGAAAATGA